One Fictibacillus halophilus genomic window, TAAAAAGCGTAAGTGTTGATCATTTAGATGCGTTCATCATTCATTCCGCAAGACGTTTGGAGTGGAAGTATGGAGAAGACTATAAGGATTGCTCACGTCTCGTCGGTGATATAATCTGCCATTTTGAACAATATGTGGCTGATGCGTTTATCTTTAACCGAATTCATTATTTGATCGAGCAAGGAATTTTTGAATATGAAGGAACACTAGGCAAGATGAGAAAACTAACAGTGAAGCTTGCCAAAAAGGATCTTACATAAGAAACGGAGAGAATAGTTGATGAATCAAAGTGTGGAAACGCATGTGAAATTAACAGGTGACAATATTTTTATAAGGTTATTGACCGTTGAGGATGCAGAGGATATGGTGAATCTTCAATTGGAGAACCGTGAGTTCTTTAGTCAGTTTGCTATGGAACGCAGCGATGATTTTTACTCCCTTGAAAATCAGCAAAAACGAATTCAAATGTTAGTAGAGAATGCAAAACAAGATCTAGATTACTATTTTGGTATTTTTACAAAAGACGAAGAGATACTTATTGGGACGGTTAATTTATTCGCGGTCATGCGTGGATCTATTCAAAGCGCATTCGTCGGCTATTTTTTAGATGAAAAGCATAATGGAAAAGGGTATACGACAGAAGCTGTACGTTTAATTGTAAAATACGCATTTGAAGAGATAAACCTCCATAGAGTGGAAGCTGGTGTAATGCCACACAATATTGCTTCTATTCGAGTGTTAGAAAAAGCTGGTTTTGAGAGAGAAGGACTAGCACGTAAAAATGTAAAGATAAATGGAAAGTGGGAAGATCATCAACAGATGGCTATCATCAATCCTGCTGATTGATGAAGATAAGGCTAGTTGTGCTTTTACTCATGATGAGTTTAGCTGGCTGCAACGAGAATGAAAAGCTGATCCGTGTTGATTATCAAATAAGTGAGATGCGAACAGGCAATGGTGGAATAATAACAGATGTGAATCAGGTGAAATCGATTGGTGCACAATTAGAAAGAGTAAATTGGGAAAACGCAAAAGTGAAGATGGCGAGAAAAGAAGATTTGAAGTTAACCCTTTTCTATCTGTATGATCCGAACATGCCTGAGAGGTTGGAAGAATATAAAATTTGGTTTCATAACGATATGGATGCGGATATCTCGAATTTAAATGAGCATAAGTACGGGAAGCTGAGTAGGGAAGATGCTGAAAAGTTAAAAACGCAGATTAAGTGATGAGGGAGTCTAGCTGATAGGTTCTAGTCCTGCGGGATGTTCCAGTGTGTGGAAGATTTAGTGAGTTGAGCAGGTAGTAAGCTTGCATACTTGTTGATAAATGTAAAAAATCTTTACATTCTTTATTTGTTATATCCGTTGAAATGATAAGAGCGTAATCGCTCAGTGTTTGAATATGCGCAGTCTTAGAGGTGTGAAAACAGGCTGCGCACTCCCAGTTAGCAGTTATCCGATTCATTTGTGTGTTACATTTGGAGCAAAGCACCCCTGTTATCAACTCACTTTTATCAATTCCATAATAGCTTAGGATATCGGGATTATATGGTTCGTTTAACTTCATCAATAATCTTTTGATCTTTTTCCTTTCTTTCATCAAAAGCACATTCTTTTTATATTGAGCATTGAATTCTTCATACTTACTAAGTAACATCGGGCTTTTAATTACTAACTTTAATGCATTTTTATATGTGTCTGAACTATCAACAAAAGTTCGTGGATTAGTAATAACAACTAACGTTTCAATGGGGATCCTGGGGATCTTG contains:
- a CDS encoding GNAT family N-acetyltransferase; the encoded protein is MNQSVETHVKLTGDNIFIRLLTVEDAEDMVNLQLENREFFSQFAMERSDDFYSLENQQKRIQMLVENAKQDLDYYFGIFTKDEEILIGTVNLFAVMRGSIQSAFVGYFLDEKHNGKGYTTEAVRLIVKYAFEEINLHRVEAGVMPHNIASIRVLEKAGFEREGLARKNVKINGKWEDHQQMAIINPAD
- a CDS encoding nuclease-related domain-containing protein, producing the protein MLEIKNYTGDLFFDDKYGQLIRTSSKGREIFEDPIQQVKRQSFHLTQVLEQHKIPRIPIETLVVITNPRTFVDSSDTYKNALKLVIKSPMLLSKYEEFNAQYKKNVLLMKERKKIKRLLMKLNEPYNPDILSYYGIDKSELITGVLCSKCNTQMNRITANWECAACFHTSKTAHIQTLSDYALIISTDITNKECKDFLHLSTSMQAYYLLNSLNLPHTGTSRRTRTYQLDSLIT